The sequence CTTTTACGATATCCGCATACCGCTCGTAAATAAAAAGCCCTGTGCTGCCGCCATGCGCAAGGATTACAGTTACTCCGGCATCAAGAATAGCGGCAAGCCTCGCCGGATCTCCGTAAGACTGGTTAACCGAGCTTAGCGCGAACTCGTAGCCCGAATGCGTAAGAAGCGGCATCCTTAAATCCGCCATCTTTTTCCAGAAAGAAAGGAACTTCTTGTCCAAAGGATCAAAGCCCTGGCTGTTTGGGATTACTTTATTAAGTACTGCGCCAAGCGCCTTGCACCTTTCGAGTTCGTCGATTGAATCGCGGCGCAAGGGATTTATCGAGCACGCTGGAATAAAAGTATCGTAGCTTTTCGCCCAACCAAGCACAGCGTCGTTACTGACCATGAACTTCGTTCTATCGGCGTCGATTAAACCGCTTGAAAGATAAAGGCCGTCCATTGGAAGGAGCACGGCCTTTGCTACGCGCTTAGAGGTTTTTATTTCTCCGGATAAATTATCAAGGTAGGTCTTCGATGGGTCTTTATCGCCAGCACTTATGCCGAGCCTGTGCCTTAAGAACTTTAGCGCAAGAGTTTCTTTTAACACAAAGCGCCTGCCGCTGCCAAAGTCTATCGGCTCAAACGGAGGCGCATGCACGTGGATGTCGATTAACTTCGCTATGGCCATATTCCATCGAATGGTTGGAGGACCGAAGGCTCGAAGCAGGCCTACTAAAACTTATAAAACTTCTTCACCCTGTCCTTGAAAATGTCGTTTAGCGGAGTTACGCACTTACTTCTCGCGGCCCTCGGATCTATCTCCACAAGCGCGGACTCGGCCTTTTTCGCCGACGCCCTCTTCATCACGCGGCCCCTTGGGCTAACGACCTCGCTCTGACCGATAAAGGTGAGGGCCTTGGCAGCCCCCCTCTTCTCGCTGCCAACCCTGTTGGCGGTTATCGCGTACACGCGGTTCTCGAGGCACCTCGTTATCATGGCCTCCGGACAAAACGGCAGCACAAGGTTCGACGGATGCAGAATCACGTCCGCGCCCATTAAGGCAAGCGTCCTCGCTGCCTCGGGAAACACCCAGTCAAAGCATATCATCATGCCGACCTTAGCTTTACCTATGTCGTGGACTTTAAAGCCGGTATCGCCGGGATAGAAATACTTTTTTTCGTTCCAGAAAAGGTGGGTCTTCCTGTACACGGCGATAACGCCCTTTGGCCCGACAAGCACCGAAGAGTTATACACCCGCTTTCCATCGCGCTCGACAAACCCGGCCGCAATAAACATGCCCGTTACCTTCGCTGTCTCCGCAAGACGCCTTACCGCGTACCCGTCGCTAACACGCTCGGAATACTTAAGGCTCTCTCTCTTATCCCTGAAGGCATAGCCTGTCGAGAAAAGCTCGGGAAGCACCACGAGTTCGGCCCCGCGCTTCGAAAGAGCAAGAAGCCCTTTAACCGCGTCCTCGACATTCCTCTCTACAGCCCCAAACACCGGAGCAGTTTGCAAAAATCCCGCCTTCATGAAGTTAAGTTGACACCTCGTAATAATATTTGAGAGAACCTTTTTGTAAAAAGGTTCTCTCAAACTCTTTCCAAAAACTTTTTACTTGAATTGCTGCGCCCCCTTTAACAAAAGGGGGCGCAGCAATTCAGGCAAGTAAAAGTCTTTGAAGGGGTTTGGGGGAACTTTCTACAGAAAGTTCCCCCAAACGTTACTACCAGATATCAACCTACTTCTTGCAGCCGGATTTCTTCTTGGAACCGCATGAGGACTTTTTCTTCTTTGCTGCTGCTTTCTTTTTTGCAGGCATGGCGTTTCCTCCTTGGTTGTATTTTTAAATATTGGTGCGTTGTTCCTTATACAATAAAAATATCACACCGGGAGAAAGAGTCAATTGAATTCGGACTATCAGTCGAGCGCGAACGCGATGCTGACATTCATCGGAATGTCACGGCCATCAAGCGCTCCCGGGCGTTTTAGAAACGGCGCTGCCTTCGCCACTATCTCTACTGCAGCGACATTTAGCGCGTTACAGTGGCAGGGCTTATTTACGGACACGCCTTCGACCTTGCCGTCCGGCTTTACCGTAAAACTTACGCCAACGGTTCCTTCGTACCCGCGCTCGCGCGCCCATCTCGGGTAGAACTTGGCTTTTTCTATGGCAGAGACGACCATCGATTTAAAATTCTTCATCGCATCGTCCGAGAGCTCACCCTTGCCCGAGTATCCGGAGATACCGTCCACCCGGCCTGCTACAACGGCTACGGCCTCGCTTGCCGCAGGCGAAGCGTCTTTTATGACAGCGCTTGACAACACGGACGCAACCTCTGGCGCGGGTGATGCCTTCTGTTCTTTCGTAGCGCCTCTTTCCGCGCCTGCAAAGGTTATCATCACGTGCCCGAGCCCCGCAACCTTCGATTCAACGGCGCGAGGAGACCACGTGCCGGCAACGGCAATGCCGAAGATGGCAGCGTGAAGGGCTGCGGAAAAGACGACTATTTTTTTAAATCCGTTCATTATGATATTGCCTTATATGGTTACCTTACTTTTTTGCGTCCAACGCCTTGCAAACAACGCGCTTACCACGCATCTCGTCGTAATTCCAGCACGCTGCTATGGATGCTCCGTAAACCGCAAGTGCTGCGTCAGAGGACCTTCTAAAGCCTTCGCTTATTTCCTCGGGCTTTGAGAACCCCGAAGAAGCTGAAAACCGCGCCGTAAAGATCTTACTTACTACCGGCGTCTTTTCCTCCCATACCGCAACCGCGCCATCGGCCGCGCTCATGACACCCGAATGGTCCGGGAAGCGTCCGGATGAGTACGGCAGTTTTTGCCGTTTGGAAAATGTAGCGCCCTTATCCGTTGAGAACGCGAAGTAAACGGCCGGCGCGCCCTCCTCTGCCTCCGAATACCATGTATAGTATAACACGCCCTTATTGTCAACGGTCATTGAAGGCCCTCTGTGCGGGCATCCGGCAAGTATCCAGTTGTCGTCATTAACGGTTACGGGCGTAAGAAAGCTTTTGCCGTTATCATGCGACACACTAACTATCATATCACGCGCCGAGACCTCGCTCACATTCCTCCACGAGGCGTACACGTCCTTACCGGAAGCAACGATTGCCGTCCTGCAGCACGGGCACACGCCGGAAGAAAGTTTCAGATTTACCGAAAACGTCTTGCCCTTATCCCGCGAACTTGCGTAGAAGGCCGAGCTCTTGCCTTTGATTTTTTCCCTGCCGTCCAGCCACGCAACATGCACAACACCGTCGGCATTGACTGTAACCGACTCAAAGCCGCGCGAGCTTTTCTCTGCGTTGTCGTTTATGACAACGGATTTGGAAAACGAGGCTCCGCCGTCAGTTGAAACGCTAATCCTTATATCCGCCTCAAAGCCTTCGTCGCCAAGCGGGTTGGTCCACGTGACATAGACCTCGCCTTTTGGCCCTACGGCGATTCCAGGAGAATTATGCGGCCCGGAGGCCTTTTCGTCTCCCGTATTCACCTTTACCGGAGCGGAGACCTTTTTATCGGCTCCAATGCTATTTACGTAGACGTCTCCGTCATCGGTTGACCACGCGACATGGATTACGTCTTTATACGCTGCAACAGAGGGCGCGGAGGTCTTCTTGTCGGCAAGCGCAAAACCAAAAAGCGCGCTGCCGGTTGCATCGGCGGCTTTAGCCGCCGATGCAAAAAGAACATTCGCCGTAAAAACACCTGCTACGATAGCTGCGGCAAATATGAACCTTTTACCAAAGAGCCTCATCCCTCTGCCTCCCATTTATAGCTAAACCCTGCAAAGAACGCCCTTGGCTGGCCCGGCGCGTACTGCGACGGCGATGCCCCTGCCTTTGTAGCGCGCTCTGCGTAACGCTTATCGCTAAGGTTCATAGCGCGCACGTAAAGCTCAATTGACTTAACAGGCTTAAAGGAGAGCCTCGCATTGAGAACGTCATGGCCTTTATACTTTTCAGTATTCGCATCGTCCATCCAGTAGGCGCCGACCCTTGTCCACTCAAGCTCTGCCCTACCGCCGTTTAGAAGCGCCGGTTTGTACGAACCCCTAAGCGTAATAAGCTCGGCCGGGGCCTGCGGTATGTAGTTGCCGCTATAGTCGATAAGCGCGCTCGGAGCGTAGTCGTCGTAAACATGGCGCGCGTTCGAATAGCTAAGCGCAAGCTCGACGGTCTCGATAGGCGCGGCTGTGAGAGAAAGCTCAACACCCTTATGCACGGTCACGCCTGCGTTCCTACGTTCGTT is a genomic window of Deltaproteobacteria bacterium containing:
- a CDS encoding amidohydrolase family protein; amino-acid sequence: MAIAKLIDIHVHAPPFEPIDFGSGRRFVLKETLALKFLRHRLGISAGDKDPSKTYLDNLSGEIKTSKRVAKAVLLPMDGLYLSSGLIDADRTKFMVSNDAVLGWAKSYDTFIPACSINPLRRDSIDELERCKALGAVLNKVIPNSQGFDPLDKKFLSFWKKMADLRMPLLTHSGYEFALSSVNQSYGDPARLAAILDAGVTVILAHGGSTGLFIYERYADIVKELMRKHENLFLDTSALTLPSRQGMLKVIRRMLTEDGSVKGRLLFGTDYPVPVFALPCIAAGLGPYLNIRKERNSFDRAAMVFEAIGIGFEGEAALKLLNTAPK
- a CDS encoding acyltransferase, with translation MKAGFLQTAPVFGAVERNVEDAVKGLLALSKRGAELVVLPELFSTGYAFRDKRESLKYSERVSDGYAVRRLAETAKVTGMFIAAGFVERDGKRVYNSSVLVGPKGVIAVYRKTHLFWNEKKYFYPGDTGFKVHDIGKAKVGMMICFDWVFPEAARTLALMGADVILHPSNLVLPFCPEAMITRCLENRVYAITANRVGSEKRGAAKALTFIGQSEVVSPRGRVMKRASAKKAESALVEIDPRAARSKCVTPLNDIFKDRVKKFYKF
- a CDS encoding TonB family protein; translated protein: MNGFKKIVVFSAALHAAIFGIAVAGTWSPRAVESKVAGLGHVMITFAGAERGATKEQKASPAPEVASVLSSAVIKDASPAASEAVAVVAGRVDGISGYSGKGELSDDAMKNFKSMVVSAIEKAKFYPRWARERGYEGTVGVSFTVKPDGKVEGVSVNKPCHCNALNVAAVEIVAKAAPFLKRPGALDGRDIPMNVSIAFALD
- a CDS encoding glycoside hydrolase, whose protein sequence is MGGRGMRLFGKRFIFAAAIVAGVFTANVLFASAAKAADATGSALFGFALADKKTSAPSVAAYKDVIHVAWSTDDGDVYVNSIGADKKVSAPVKVNTGDEKASGPHNSPGIAVGPKGEVYVTWTNPLGDEGFEADIRISVSTDGGASFSKSVVINDNAEKSSRGFESVTVNADGVVHVAWLDGREKIKGKSSAFYASSRDKGKTFSVNLKLSSGVCPCCRTAIVASGKDVYASWRNVSEVSARDMIVSVSHDNGKSFLTPVTVNDDNWILAGCPHRGPSMTVDNKGVLYYTWYSEAEEGAPAVYFAFSTDKGATFSKRQKLPYSSGRFPDHSGVMSAADGAVAVWEEKTPVVSKIFTARFSASSGFSKPEEISEGFRRSSDAALAVYGASIAACWNYDEMRGKRVVCKALDAKK